In Streptomyces sp. SN-593, a single genomic region encodes these proteins:
- a CDS encoding nuclear transport factor 2 family protein — MIGGRYDDRLTRTADGWRITRRKVTVPWTQGNARVLGNTLKRRTTD, encoded by the coding sequence CTGATCGGAGGCCGCTACGACGACCGGCTCACCCGCACGGCCGACGGATGGCGCATCACACGACGCAAGGTCACCGTCCCGTGGACGCAGGGAAACGCGCGCGTCTTGGGCAACACCCTCAAGCGACGCACCACCGACTGA
- a CDS encoding BTAD domain-containing putative transcriptional regulator, whose protein sequence is MPPEAWSLRKPAALVKLLALAPGHRLRRDQVMDALWPDLDPRAAGANLRKALHAARRSLGAESGAQLIVSAGDLLCLPSDGLGVDVADYWSLVASARRNREVRTYVAAIETYRDGLLPEDVYEDWAVAPRDELRLDRSAALEELAGLLEARGDLNGAARTVQRLVAEEPLREDAHAWLMRLYALAGRRDEARRQYARLCELLHAELGTEPRPETQRQFAEINAGQISEPDLTADLWERVGDLRVQSGDHVGAVEAFERALAVCSEPAANGRIHRKCASAWLLRHLPDGAEPHLAAAEELAPVPAEFGRLVCLRANLAWERGDIAAARRLAEQAHDLARTDGDADDVAMALETLAFISHVQGGWRQGLQVQMEGLAHPAQGVRIARLCDFNHCLGQYQLYGDGFADDVEEYARRTLAVAERADAVPAQAFAWCMLGESLLLRARWEEAAACLERSCDLYAPLGSRSVALPWIRRAELAACEGDHDGAASYLKRATAIATVTPMARHAWARLHGTAALAALERGEPEGAIRAVRATQAAAARHGACLTCSALLNPVGAQVLAQVGDREGAHALASAAAQLADSFESSAWSAMAESTAASAALADGDRLLARERFQSAAALYRKAGHTFWETRTLAQMDAAGAPSGS, encoded by the coding sequence GTGCCGCCGGAGGCGTGGTCCCTGCGCAAGCCGGCGGCGCTGGTCAAGTTACTTGCCCTGGCGCCCGGCCACCGCCTGCGCAGGGACCAGGTGATGGACGCGCTGTGGCCCGATCTCGACCCGCGGGCGGCCGGCGCGAACCTGCGCAAGGCCCTGCACGCGGCACGCCGGAGCCTGGGCGCCGAGAGCGGCGCCCAACTGATCGTCTCGGCCGGCGACCTGCTGTGCCTGCCCTCCGACGGCCTCGGGGTCGATGTCGCCGACTACTGGTCGCTTGTGGCGTCGGCCCGCAGGAACCGGGAGGTCAGGACGTATGTCGCCGCTATCGAGACCTACCGGGACGGTCTGCTTCCCGAGGACGTCTACGAGGACTGGGCGGTCGCGCCGCGCGACGAACTCCGGCTCGACCGGTCGGCCGCGCTGGAGGAACTGGCCGGGCTGCTGGAGGCACGCGGTGACCTCAACGGTGCCGCGCGCACGGTCCAGCGGCTGGTCGCGGAGGAGCCCCTGCGGGAGGACGCCCACGCCTGGCTGATGCGTCTGTACGCCTTGGCGGGCCGCCGTGACGAGGCGCGGCGGCAGTACGCGCGGTTGTGCGAGCTCCTCCACGCGGAACTCGGCACCGAACCGCGTCCGGAGACGCAGCGCCAGTTCGCGGAGATCAACGCGGGGCAGATATCCGAGCCCGACCTCACGGCCGACCTGTGGGAACGCGTCGGCGACCTTCGCGTCCAGTCGGGCGATCACGTCGGGGCCGTCGAAGCGTTCGAACGGGCCCTCGCGGTCTGCTCCGAACCCGCGGCGAACGGCCGCATCCACCGGAAGTGCGCGAGCGCGTGGCTGCTGCGGCACCTGCCCGACGGGGCGGAGCCGCATCTCGCGGCCGCCGAGGAACTCGCACCGGTCCCGGCCGAGTTCGGCCGGCTGGTCTGCCTGCGGGCGAACCTGGCCTGGGAGCGCGGCGACATCGCCGCGGCACGCCGCCTCGCCGAGCAGGCCCACGACCTGGCCCGCACCGACGGCGACGCGGACGACGTCGCCATGGCGTTGGAGACGCTCGCGTTCATCTCGCACGTCCAGGGCGGCTGGCGGCAGGGGTTGCAGGTCCAGATGGAGGGGCTTGCCCATCCGGCCCAGGGGGTCCGCATCGCCCGGCTCTGCGACTTCAACCACTGTCTCGGGCAGTACCAGCTCTACGGAGACGGGTTCGCCGACGACGTCGAGGAGTACGCCCGCCGGACCCTGGCCGTCGCCGAGCGCGCCGACGCCGTGCCGGCGCAGGCGTTCGCCTGGTGCATGCTGGGCGAGTCGCTGCTGCTGCGGGCCCGGTGGGAGGAGGCGGCGGCGTGTCTGGAACGCAGCTGCGACCTGTACGCGCCGCTGGGGAGCCGTTCGGTCGCCCTGCCGTGGATCCGCCGGGCCGAACTCGCGGCCTGCGAAGGCGATCACGACGGCGCCGCGTCCTACCTGAAGCGTGCGACCGCGATAGCGACGGTCACTCCGATGGCACGCCACGCATGGGCCCGGCTGCACGGGACCGCCGCGCTGGCGGCCCTGGAGCGGGGCGAACCGGAAGGGGCGATCCGCGCGGTCCGGGCCACTCAGGCCGCGGCCGCCCGCCACGGCGCCTGCCTGACCTGTAGCGCCCTGCTCAACCCGGTCGGCGCGCAGGTGCTCGCCCAGGTCGGCGACCGGGAGGGCGCGCACGCCCTCGCCTCGGCGGCCGCCCAACTGGCCGACTCCTTCGAGAGTTCGGCCTGGAGCGCGATGGCCGAGTCGACGGCGGCAAGCGCCGCCCTCGCCGACGGCGACCGGCTCCTCGCCCGCGAGCGCTTCCAGTCGGCGGCGGCCCTTTACCGGAAGGCGGGCCACACGTTCTGGGAGACGCGGACACTGGCGCAGATGGACGCGGCAGGCGCCCCGAGCGGGTCGTAG
- a CDS encoding Ig domain-containing protein → MTDTRASHAPLRSAGRTAVLTEQAQQAEPAGTALDGPGSVTVSCLLMQDAVSADVVSVATGTGKVALFANPYLDGKEEALVVDQEGHLTYLGRTDSTTGWEQADVTGGGAETLTATEVVVVVHPQDRTLWALYSSATGAYPRLRALRLVGDTTQEGAVTSWSWRAEPSAIATPGGDGVDGLSHLYTYYDGRTPVVFGYDAGSSRMAVVRPSTTGPSRFATWTAGTLKQAAGAVDDLAGGYVTPEDRGTPPAPVGGNIVYVRRGRNLSRHSSSAGAAVPIAPDATELVGVYRPYGRPDLGCLYLDGSGNLVTWNTDGTPNGKYTYTGGLGLRTADAWVDVDGMVHVYGLAVETDGDGVETHTLKVLHQVSWEPGGAPGWSRAAVPSSIPLVPVDPAAPKSAGGAGAARTAPHGAAPVPTCIGLVPKVAFFALDPFPDSLPSQLVKREGVATPSDQFSIHTQDITSARWSRDKIRLAPQDGPDPVSRDPHLVSHYVSSVTVLDGRGTPMPAVTVQISAETLVEIQVDGASYLVGPGYHARLATNSLGRITVATPADSLLPATLHVDVIGLAKGAIIQPASAVHEYLAGTGTLPSRQGLFDAEALRTAEADGRPLVAPEHEGSVDHVVNGTKQVFKVASGQPLTSRLFRGAGPAPHLHGFAVGSAPGHARAAGAGGVAYSEFTTPDQARAHLEGIRARPEYGGIWDDFVNWAGDVWEGIKNGAIEVYEVAVHAVTSVFVWVGEKIVELVGFAIDTVESAVHAVEAVIREVVDAVSRVVDWLKALFDFKDIWDTKRALESGMGMLLSYGSATLEHFGSLPGAWFESKEAEVKQYFDGLRSRYAGRPLGDAGNQVPAITDASGSTATPQDLRGNPQATWLLDQAMGSRVMAAAGGAPSPVRADSAIFDAFTAFVGDLRKTRIDETALEVLGDLGAVVAQVVDAADPELAGKASMTALIDTLEKLINAVLAMLDAVVKAVVALVKAVATNLTEVLGAQPPGLMALNTLYRWIQTSGGVEEEDVEDITLGGLISLVAGFAVTTVHKLVNGVDRAPFPGGWFPVVPAPPWHPQYDPRAGSGADDPAFNASMRDLQLVAGSMGLVGALFDVAADLMPLGGDAVPDLLQVGVAAGSSLCTATLFGVLGSCPPVMGIDWEEGGGRASAAFGVATTYALACLATVGAQLAGYGDTPILKNIADVTLGPITACAASALVVFLAIPADGDVDPYATTQIALAGVPGMAQMLRYRATPKQPGAQVRAGIVAVVDGLAQATSSSMLLAAAARSEVVVPSQQPHLLPGSVGAPYTATLVAEGGGDPFNEPLRGWTVDSGSLPAGLSLAPSGVISGTPTKAGRYTFTVTVSNSFKPPQYASPTALTLTVG, encoded by the coding sequence ATGACCGACACCCGCGCCTCCCATGCACCGCTCCGGAGCGCCGGACGGACGGCCGTCCTCACCGAGCAGGCCCAGCAGGCCGAGCCGGCCGGCACCGCGCTCGACGGCCCCGGTTCCGTGACCGTCTCCTGCCTGCTGATGCAGGACGCCGTGTCCGCGGACGTGGTGTCCGTCGCCACCGGAACCGGCAAGGTCGCCCTGTTCGCCAACCCCTACCTGGACGGCAAGGAGGAGGCCCTGGTCGTCGACCAGGAGGGGCACCTGACCTACCTCGGACGCACGGACTCGACGACCGGTTGGGAGCAGGCGGACGTCACCGGCGGCGGCGCCGAGACGCTGACGGCCACCGAGGTCGTGGTGGTCGTCCACCCGCAGGACCGCACCCTGTGGGCGCTCTACAGCAGCGCCACCGGCGCCTATCCCCGGCTGCGGGCGCTGCGCCTGGTCGGCGACACCACCCAGGAGGGCGCGGTGACGTCCTGGAGCTGGCGGGCGGAACCGTCCGCCATCGCGACCCCCGGTGGCGACGGGGTCGACGGCCTGAGCCACCTGTACACGTACTACGACGGCAGGACGCCCGTCGTCTTCGGCTACGACGCCGGCTCCTCCCGCATGGCCGTCGTCCGGCCCAGCACGACGGGACCGTCCCGCTTCGCCACCTGGACCGCGGGGACCCTGAAGCAGGCGGCGGGGGCGGTCGACGACCTCGCCGGCGGATACGTCACGCCGGAGGACCGCGGCACCCCTCCGGCGCCCGTGGGCGGGAACATCGTCTACGTCCGCCGCGGGCGGAACCTCAGCCGCCACAGCTCCTCGGCGGGCGCGGCGGTCCCCATCGCGCCGGACGCCACCGAACTGGTCGGGGTCTACCGGCCGTACGGGCGGCCGGACCTCGGGTGCCTGTACCTGGACGGCTCCGGGAACCTCGTGACGTGGAACACCGACGGCACCCCGAACGGGAAGTACACCTACACGGGCGGTCTGGGCCTGCGCACGGCCGACGCCTGGGTGGACGTCGACGGCATGGTCCACGTCTACGGCCTGGCCGTGGAGACCGACGGCGACGGGGTCGAGACGCACACGCTCAAAGTGCTCCACCAGGTGAGCTGGGAACCCGGCGGGGCGCCCGGCTGGTCCCGGGCCGCCGTCCCGTCGTCGATCCCGTTGGTTCCGGTGGACCCGGCCGCCCCGAAGTCCGCCGGCGGCGCGGGCGCCGCGCGGACGGCGCCGCACGGCGCCGCACCCGTGCCCACGTGCATCGGGCTGGTGCCGAAGGTCGCGTTCTTCGCGCTGGACCCGTTCCCCGACTCCCTGCCCAGCCAACTGGTGAAGCGGGAGGGGGTCGCGACGCCGTCGGACCAGTTCAGCATCCACACGCAGGACATCACCTCCGCCCGCTGGTCACGGGACAAGATCCGGCTGGCGCCGCAGGACGGCCCGGACCCGGTGAGCCGCGACCCGCACCTGGTCAGCCACTACGTCAGCTCGGTCACCGTCCTGGACGGGCGCGGCACCCCGATGCCCGCGGTGACCGTCCAGATCTCCGCGGAGACGCTGGTCGAGATCCAGGTCGACGGCGCCTCCTACCTGGTCGGACCGGGCTACCACGCCCGTCTGGCCACGAACAGCCTCGGCCGGATCACCGTCGCGACGCCCGCGGACAGCCTGCTGCCGGCCACCTTGCACGTGGACGTGATCGGGCTGGCGAAGGGCGCGATCATCCAGCCGGCGTCCGCGGTGCACGAGTACCTGGCCGGCACCGGCACGCTCCCGTCCCGGCAGGGCCTGTTCGACGCCGAGGCCCTCCGGACCGCCGAGGCCGACGGCAGGCCGCTGGTCGCCCCGGAGCACGAGGGCTCGGTCGACCACGTCGTCAACGGGACCAAGCAGGTGTTCAAGGTCGCCTCGGGACAGCCGCTGACCTCGCGGCTGTTCAGGGGCGCCGGACCCGCCCCGCACCTCCACGGCTTCGCGGTCGGGTCCGCCCCGGGCCACGCGCGGGCCGCCGGCGCCGGCGGTGTCGCCTACTCCGAGTTCACCACCCCCGACCAGGCACGGGCGCACCTGGAGGGGATACGGGCGCGGCCGGAGTACGGCGGCATCTGGGACGACTTCGTCAACTGGGCGGGCGACGTCTGGGAGGGCATCAAGAACGGCGCCATCGAGGTCTACGAGGTCGCCGTGCACGCCGTGACCTCGGTCTTCGTCTGGGTCGGCGAGAAGATCGTCGAACTGGTCGGCTTCGCCATCGACACGGTCGAGAGCGCCGTGCACGCGGTCGAGGCGGTCATCAGGGAGGTCGTCGACGCCGTTTCGAGGGTCGTCGACTGGCTGAAGGCGCTGTTCGACTTCAAGGACATCTGGGACACCAAGCGGGCACTGGAGTCCGGGATGGGCATGCTCCTCTCCTACGGCAGCGCGACCCTGGAGCACTTCGGCAGCCTGCCCGGCGCCTGGTTCGAGAGCAAGGAAGCCGAGGTGAAGCAGTACTTCGACGGGCTCAGGAGCCGCTACGCCGGGCGCCCGCTGGGAGACGCGGGCAACCAGGTCCCCGCGATCACCGACGCGTCCGGGAGCACCGCCACACCTCAGGACCTGCGCGGCAACCCGCAGGCCACGTGGCTGCTCGACCAGGCGATGGGCTCCCGGGTCATGGCGGCCGCCGGCGGCGCCCCGTCGCCGGTGCGGGCCGACTCGGCGATCTTCGACGCGTTCACCGCGTTCGTCGGCGATCTGAGGAAGACCCGCATCGACGAGACGGCGCTGGAGGTGCTCGGCGACCTGGGGGCCGTCGTGGCGCAGGTCGTCGACGCCGCGGACCCGGAGCTGGCCGGCAAGGCCTCGATGACCGCGCTCATCGACACCCTCGAAAAGCTGATCAACGCCGTCCTCGCGATGCTGGACGCCGTCGTCAAGGCGGTCGTGGCCCTGGTCAAGGCGGTCGCGACGAACCTGACCGAGGTGCTGGGCGCGCAACCGCCCGGACTCATGGCGCTGAACACCCTCTACCGGTGGATCCAGACGTCGGGCGGGGTCGAGGAGGAGGACGTCGAGGACATCACCCTCGGCGGACTGATCAGCCTGGTCGCGGGCTTCGCCGTCACCACCGTCCACAAGCTCGTCAACGGCGTGGACCGGGCGCCGTTCCCCGGCGGCTGGTTCCCGGTCGTCCCGGCGCCGCCGTGGCACCCCCAGTACGACCCGCGGGCCGGGTCCGGGGCCGACGACCCCGCCTTCAACGCGTCGATGAGGGACCTTCAGCTCGTGGCCGGTTCCATGGGCCTGGTCGGTGCCCTGTTCGACGTGGCCGCCGACCTGATGCCGCTCGGCGGGGACGCCGTCCCCGATCTGTTGCAGGTCGGCGTCGCGGCGGGCTCCAGCCTCTGCACCGCGACCCTCTTCGGCGTGCTCGGCTCCTGCCCGCCGGTCATGGGCATCGACTGGGAGGAAGGGGGCGGCAGGGCCTCCGCCGCCTTCGGCGTCGCGACCACCTACGCGCTGGCGTGCCTGGCCACCGTGGGTGCCCAGTTGGCGGGCTACGGCGACACCCCGATCCTCAAGAACATCGCCGACGTCACCCTGGGCCCCATCACGGCATGCGCGGCCTCGGCGCTCGTCGTGTTCCTCGCGATCCCCGCCGACGGGGACGTCGACCCCTACGCGACGACCCAGATCGCCCTGGCCGGGGTACCCGGGATGGCGCAGATGCTCCGCTACCGGGCCACGCCGAAACAGCCCGGGGCCCAGGTGCGCGCGGGGATCGTCGCCGTGGTCGACGGTCTGGCCCAGGCGACGTCGTCCAGCATGCTGCTGGCCGCCGCGGCCAGGTCCGAGGTGGTCGTGCCGTCGCAGCAGCCGCACCTGCTGCCCGGCTCGGTGGGAGCGCCCTACACCGCCACCCTCGTGGCCGAGGGAGGCGGCGACCCCTTCAACGAGCCGCTGCGGGGGTGGACCGTGGACAGCGGGTCGCTGCCCGCGGGCCTGAGTCTCGCGCCGTCCGGCGTCATCTCCGGGACGCCGACGAAGGCGGGCCGGTACACCTTCACCGTCACCGTCTCGAACTCCTTCAAGCCGCCCCAGTACGCCTCCCCGACGGCGCTCACCCTGACCGTCGGCTGA
- a CDS encoding type III polyketide synthase — MPRLCKPAMRAPEHVITLEETLEFAARAHAGKPQLPLALRLIRNTGVRKRHIVQPIEKTLHHPGFQERNRVYEVESKKLTPGVIEQALANADLKARDIDAIIYVSCTGFLMPSLTAWLINTMGFRSDTRQIPISQLGCAAGGAAINRAHDFCVAHPGSHVLIVSCELCSLCYQPDADDIGSLLSDGLFGDAVAAAVVRGEGGVGIDLERNASYLIPGTEDWISYAVKDTGFHFQLDRRVPGTMEPLAPVLRELAKDHSWDVGKLDFYLVHAGGPRILDDLAKFLEVDRNVFRHSWSTLHEYGNIASAVVLEAARRMFEEAPPAPGATGLIAGFGPGITAEMALGSWATDSVPETFA; from the coding sequence ATGCCGAGGCTATGCAAGCCGGCGATGCGTGCGCCCGAACACGTCATCACGCTGGAAGAGACTCTGGAGTTCGCCGCGAGGGCCCACGCGGGCAAGCCGCAACTCCCCCTGGCACTGCGCCTGATCCGCAACACCGGCGTCAGGAAGCGCCACATCGTCCAGCCCATCGAGAAGACGCTCCACCACCCGGGCTTCCAGGAGCGCAACCGCGTCTACGAGGTCGAGTCCAAGAAGCTCACCCCCGGCGTCATCGAACAGGCCCTGGCCAACGCCGACCTGAAGGCCCGTGACATCGACGCGATCATCTACGTGTCGTGCACCGGCTTCCTGATGCCGTCGCTGACGGCCTGGCTGATCAACACCATGGGCTTCCGCTCCGACACCCGGCAGATCCCCATCTCCCAACTGGGGTGCGCGGCCGGCGGAGCGGCGATCAACCGCGCCCACGACTTCTGCGTGGCCCACCCCGGCAGCCACGTCCTGATCGTCTCCTGCGAGCTGTGCTCGCTCTGCTACCAGCCCGACGCCGACGACATCGGCTCGCTGCTCTCGGACGGCCTGTTCGGCGACGCGGTCGCCGCCGCCGTCGTGCGCGGCGAGGGGGGCGTCGGCATCGACCTGGAGCGCAACGCCTCCTACCTGATCCCGGGTACCGAGGACTGGATCTCCTACGCGGTCAAGGACACCGGCTTCCACTTCCAGCTCGACCGCCGCGTGCCCGGCACGATGGAGCCGCTCGCCCCGGTGCTGCGCGAGCTGGCGAAGGACCACAGCTGGGACGTCGGCAAGCTCGACTTCTACCTCGTCCACGCCGGCGGTCCGCGCATCCTCGACGACCTGGCGAAGTTCCTCGAAGTGGACCGCAACGTGTTCCGCCACAGCTGGTCGACCCTGCACGAGTACGGGAACATCGCCAGCGCCGTCGTGCTCGAAGCCGCCCGCAGGATGTTCGAGGAGGCCCCCCCGGCGCCCGGCGCGACCGGTCTGATCGCGGGCTTCGGTCCCGGCATCACCGCCGAGATGGCCCTCGGCAGTTGGGCGACCGACAGCGTCCCGGAGACGTTCGCCTAG
- a CDS encoding class I SAM-dependent methyltransferase, which produces MTDHQPTPDGVLRLINGYWATGVVGAAAAHSLFTHLEDGAGTAAELADRAGIALRGAQTLLDGLVSVGLVELHEGRYRNTPEASVYLVDGKPTCLSGFAQLKLKHMGGLAGLPDVVRAGGPVQNATTEVADNPHWEEIVPAIAAQSVTAAGAAAEVLGLAGAGPVSILDVGGGSGVYSGIWLEANPAAHSTQLDWEPINAIARRLQEERGVGDRFTTVNGDFHTTDFGTARYDIALYSHIAHQEGAEDNIAVFSRLREALKPGGALVVCDYVVDDDRGGPALPLIFASEMLLKSKRGGTWRRSDYHEWLVKAGFTSVTFHSAPPATLVIAR; this is translated from the coding sequence ATGACCGACCACCAGCCGACCCCGGACGGGGTACTGCGGCTCATCAACGGCTACTGGGCCACCGGTGTCGTGGGCGCCGCGGCCGCCCACTCGCTCTTCACGCACCTGGAGGACGGAGCGGGCACGGCCGCCGAACTGGCCGACCGTGCCGGCATCGCGCTGCGGGGCGCGCAGACCCTCCTGGACGGCCTCGTCAGCGTGGGCCTGGTCGAGCTCCACGAGGGCCGCTACCGCAACACCCCCGAGGCGTCCGTCTACCTGGTCGACGGCAAGCCCACCTGCCTGAGCGGCTTCGCCCAACTGAAGCTGAAGCACATGGGCGGCCTGGCCGGCCTGCCGGACGTGGTCCGGGCCGGGGGGCCGGTGCAGAACGCGACGACCGAGGTGGCCGACAACCCGCACTGGGAGGAGATCGTCCCGGCCATCGCGGCGCAGTCGGTCACGGCCGCCGGCGCCGCCGCCGAGGTGCTCGGCCTCGCCGGGGCGGGCCCGGTCTCCATCCTCGACGTGGGGGGCGGTTCGGGCGTCTACTCCGGGATCTGGCTGGAGGCCAACCCGGCCGCACACTCCACCCAGCTCGACTGGGAGCCGATCAACGCGATCGCCCGCCGGCTCCAGGAGGAGCGGGGTGTGGGCGACCGGTTCACCACCGTCAACGGCGACTTCCACACCACCGACTTCGGCACCGCGCGGTACGACATCGCGCTGTACTCCCACATCGCCCACCAGGAGGGGGCGGAGGACAACATCGCGGTCTTCTCCCGCCTCCGCGAAGCGCTCAAGCCCGGCGGTGCGCTGGTGGTCTGCGACTACGTCGTCGACGACGACCGCGGCGGTCCGGCCCTGCCGCTGATCTTCGCCTCGGAGATGCTCCTGAAGAGCAAGCGGGGCGGTACCTGGCGGCGGTCCGACTACCACGAGTGGCTGGTCAAGGCGGGCTTCACGAGTGTCACGTTCCACTCCGCGCCGCCGGCCACGCTGGTCATCGCCCGCTAG
- a CDS encoding DegT/DnrJ/EryC1/StrS family aminotransferase: MEPIPLVRASLGERELAAVAEVFASGWPAGQGPRGKALEARLAERYGVGDAVAVSNCGAALHLAVLALGVKPGDEVIVADYGFPAPAQAVRYLDAVPVFADVRPDTYTIDPQSVADLVTPRTVGVIAVDTVGLPADYTELQEIADRHGLFLVEDAACAVGATYQGRPAGSLAQVGCLSFHGRKGASSGEGGALLARDPAIGKDARLRSSFGIGSIFDMGNVVGLPIPTFTGIGYNFKLSDIAAAILEVQLGRIDELTERRSATAARYAELLADEELLTLPQVPQDRTHAWQTYMVTLDPRVDRAAVATELRGQGIGCGHGTFAAHVQPVFEAQQKCPVSADLFQRQLAIPMHAELRPEQVERVVDALRGAVRTHASTSTTGGAA, from the coding sequence GTGGAACCGATCCCCCTGGTCCGCGCGAGTCTCGGTGAGCGGGAACTGGCGGCCGTGGCCGAGGTGTTCGCCTCCGGCTGGCCGGCCGGCCAGGGCCCCCGGGGCAAGGCGCTGGAGGCCCGGCTGGCGGAGAGGTACGGAGTCGGCGACGCCGTCGCGGTCAGCAACTGCGGCGCCGCGCTCCACCTGGCCGTGCTCGCCCTCGGCGTCAAGCCGGGCGACGAGGTGATCGTCGCCGACTACGGGTTCCCGGCGCCCGCCCAGGCCGTGCGGTACCTCGACGCCGTCCCGGTCTTCGCCGACGTACGGCCCGACACCTACACCATCGACCCGCAGTCGGTGGCCGACCTGGTCACGCCCCGCACCGTCGGCGTGATCGCGGTGGACACGGTCGGCCTGCCCGCCGACTACACCGAACTCCAGGAGATCGCCGACCGCCACGGCCTGTTCCTCGTCGAGGACGCCGCCTGCGCCGTCGGCGCGACCTACCAGGGCCGCCCGGCCGGTTCGCTCGCCCAGGTGGGCTGCCTCTCCTTCCACGGCCGCAAGGGCGCCTCCAGCGGTGAGGGCGGCGCGCTGCTCGCCCGCGACCCGGCGATCGGCAAGGACGCGCGGCTGCGCTCCTCCTTCGGCATCGGCAGCATCTTCGACATGGGGAACGTCGTCGGCCTGCCGATCCCGACGTTCACCGGGATCGGCTACAACTTCAAGCTCTCCGACATCGCCGCGGCGATCCTGGAGGTGCAACTGGGCCGGATCGACGAACTCACCGAGCGCCGCAGCGCCACCGCGGCCCGGTACGCCGAACTGCTCGCCGACGAGGAGTTGCTGACGCTGCCCCAGGTGCCTCAGGACCGCACCCACGCCTGGCAGACCTACATGGTGACGCTGGACCCGCGCGTGGACCGCGCCGCCGTCGCCACCGAGCTGCGCGGCCAGGGGATCGGCTGCGGGCACGGCACCTTCGCCGCGCACGTGCAGCCGGTGTTCGAGGCCCAGCAGAAGTGCCCGGTCTCGGCTGACCTGTTCCAGCGCCAGCTCGCGATTCCCATGCACGCGGAACTCAGGCCGGAGCAGGTCGAACGCGTCGTGGACGCCCTGCGCGGCGCGGTGCGGACCCACGCGTCCACCAGCACGACGGGAGGCGCCGCATGA
- a CDS encoding cupin domain-containing protein, with translation MSDLIKPAGAGRKLVTPAQAVTFKATQEMGSSVSVFEVVVPPGFDVGAHVHSQSEEFFYVLEGELDVLCFEPTERTSDTWHHWQSPKGDRVVRAGEGSCMFVPPGTPHAFRNATDKPVKMLFQNYPSPDHETYFEEIAEIWSRGTAVDPAAVEAMRRRYDVAQITPLRFEPPTKAAPAAAPDAKRNGR, from the coding sequence ATGTCCGACCTCATCAAACCGGCCGGTGCCGGGAGAAAGCTGGTCACCCCGGCGCAGGCGGTGACCTTCAAGGCCACGCAGGAGATGGGATCGTCCGTCTCCGTCTTCGAGGTGGTCGTCCCGCCCGGATTCGACGTCGGGGCGCACGTCCACAGCCAGTCCGAGGAGTTCTTCTACGTCCTGGAGGGGGAACTGGACGTGCTCTGCTTCGAGCCGACCGAGCGCACCTCGGACACCTGGCACCACTGGCAGTCCCCCAAGGGCGACCGGGTCGTCCGCGCCGGCGAGGGAAGCTGCATGTTCGTCCCCCCCGGCACGCCGCACGCCTTCCGCAACGCCACGGACAAGCCGGTGAAGATGCTCTTCCAGAACTACCCCTCACCCGACCACGAGACGTACTTCGAGGAGATCGCCGAGATCTGGTCACGCGGCACCGCGGTGGACCCCGCGGCCGTGGAGGCGATGCGCCGGCGCTACGACGTCGCCCAGATCACGCCGCTGCGCTTCGAGCCGCCGACGAAGGCGGCGCCCGCGGCGGCGCCCGACGCGAAGCGGAACGGGAGGTGA
- a CDS encoding NAD-dependent epimerase/dehydratase family protein: MTILVTGATGLVGTRLLPRLVDAGVDCRALVRPGRSAPAGVTPVEGDILDPGSLDGALDGVTDVVHLAALFRTQDTDAIHRTNVEGTRNLIAATRAQAPQARFTMASTGLVYGSGLDRPAREDDPTTADLPYPASKIQAEADLKASGLNWSILRFGFVYGDKDGHLESAPALMGNWKWHPAQTLDLIHHRDIATAVRLALTGALDGHTVNVVDESPTTIYEIARIVGAPYEPSAEPLDDPWTGRADGTLLRTLGFTATVPTVHQAQRDGLL; encoded by the coding sequence ATGACGATCCTCGTCACCGGTGCCACCGGACTGGTCGGCACCCGCCTCCTGCCCCGCCTCGTGGACGCCGGCGTCGACTGCCGCGCCCTCGTCCGCCCCGGCAGGTCCGCCCCCGCAGGCGTCACGCCTGTCGAGGGTGACATCCTCGACCCCGGCTCGCTCGATGGCGCGCTCGACGGCGTCACCGACGTCGTGCACCTGGCCGCTCTGTTCCGCACCCAGGACACGGACGCCATCCACCGCACCAACGTCGAGGGCACGCGCAACCTCATCGCAGCGACCAGGGCCCAGGCACCGCAGGCACGCTTCACCATGGCCAGTACCGGCCTCGTCTACGGATCCGGCCTGGACCGGCCCGCCCGCGAGGACGACCCCACCACCGCCGACCTCCCCTATCCGGCCAGCAAGATCCAGGCCGAGGCCGACCTCAAGGCCAGTGGCCTCAACTGGAGCATCCTGCGTTTCGGCTTCGTCTACGGCGACAAGGACGGCCACCTCGAATCCGCCCCCGCCCTCATGGGCAACTGGAAGTGGCACCCCGCCCAGACCCTCGACCTCATCCACCACCGTGACATCGCCACCGCCGTCAGGCTCGCCCTCACCGGCGCGCTCGACGGACACACCGTCAACGTCGTGGACGAGTCCCCCACCACCATCTACGAGATCGCTCGGATCGTCGGCGCCCCCTACGAACCCTCCGCCGAACCACTCGACGATCCCTGGACGGGCCGCGCCGACGGCACCCTCCTGCGCACCCTCGGCTTCACCGCCACCGTCCCCACCGTCCACCAGGCTCAGCGCGACGGCCTGCTGTAG